One Aneurinibacillus migulanus genomic region harbors:
- a CDS encoding DUF1360 domain-containing protein, giving the protein MPELSWLHLVVLVLASFRLTHFIVFDEIASFIRTPFLTTTHEEDANGQMIQQIEVKGTGLRRWIGKLLSCYWCVGIWSSILVVALYWFFPGSFIFLLILAVAGAAAVIETKI; this is encoded by the coding sequence TTGCCTGAGCTTTCATGGCTTCATCTTGTCGTTCTCGTGCTTGCTTCGTTCCGCCTTACGCACTTCATCGTATTTGATGAGATCGCATCGTTTATCCGGACTCCCTTTTTAACGACAACACATGAAGAAGATGCAAACGGACAGATGATCCAGCAAATTGAGGTTAAAGGAACAGGCCTGCGTCGCTGGATCGGTAAACTTTTAAGCTGCTACTGGTGTGTCGGCATCTGGTCCTCCATACTTGTAGTAGCACTGTATTGGTTTTTTCCGGGTTCATTTATTTTCTTGCTGATTCTTGCCGTCGCAGGAGCGGCTGCTGTAATCGAAACAAAAATATAG
- a CDS encoding TPR domain-containing glycosyltransferase, with amino-acid sequence MNTKKAKISLCMIVKDEERYLPACLESVRTFVHEIIIVDTGSKDRTVKIAKKYGAKVFHIPWEDDFSKARNVSLEKATGDWILHLDADEQFEQEDKAKILSLVQSGTAEGYLFQIINYNFESTGDVCVFPSLRLWRNKPEYRFTGALHEQISLSIIEHTTADSLSSTPIRIHHYGYAEAVMKEKRKTERNIKIAESEVKKHPGNGFYHYNLGTEYLRLNRYQEATQQFQLAWEHSRGVQEVWVASLFKNYTNALLVMRKFPEAIHLLNKGIQLFPNFADLTYLKAVCYFELGQYHQAANLFQQCLMLGASPTPQYPSNKALSNEKAHYALALSYGKMNRIDEAVHHFQQAYLCNRNFTESLHQLFPLLCKKDSVEQAKAKLHELVQPTRIEEYILLAKIFMTWYQYPAAKHYFLEAERVEPNNQQIFYFAGICSLREGNYAQAVYWFKRLDKASPNYDVAQLFLYYCYTAMDQQEAAFHLLSGIEKNESFLRALAKVYLEEAALLLQEGLFYHPDSSIISPKQLHQIREVMSLA; translated from the coding sequence ATGAATACAAAAAAAGCAAAAATAAGTCTGTGTATGATTGTTAAGGATGAAGAACGGTATTTGCCTGCCTGTTTAGAGAGCGTTCGGACGTTCGTCCATGAAATCATTATCGTAGACACTGGCTCTAAAGATCGAACTGTTAAGATTGCTAAAAAATATGGTGCCAAAGTATTTCACATACCTTGGGAGGACGACTTTTCCAAGGCGCGTAATGTATCACTAGAGAAAGCTACAGGGGACTGGATTCTTCATTTGGATGCGGATGAACAGTTCGAACAAGAAGATAAAGCAAAAATTTTGTCACTCGTTCAATCAGGAACAGCAGAAGGATATCTTTTTCAAATTATTAATTACAATTTTGAATCCACCGGAGATGTATGTGTGTTTCCCAGCTTACGGTTATGGAGAAACAAGCCCGAATACCGCTTTACCGGCGCACTTCATGAACAAATTTCTTTGTCTATTATTGAGCATACTACAGCCGATAGTTTATCGAGCACACCCATTCGTATTCATCATTATGGATATGCAGAAGCTGTCATGAAAGAAAAACGAAAAACGGAACGCAATATAAAAATTGCTGAATCAGAGGTAAAAAAACATCCGGGAAATGGATTCTATCATTATAATCTTGGTACGGAATATTTAAGGTTAAACCGATATCAGGAGGCAACTCAACAATTTCAGCTTGCGTGGGAACATTCGCGAGGAGTTCAAGAGGTCTGGGTAGCCAGCTTGTTTAAGAACTATACCAATGCGCTTCTTGTCATGCGGAAATTTCCCGAAGCGATTCATCTTCTGAATAAGGGGATACAACTTTTCCCCAATTTTGCGGACTTAACTTATCTTAAAGCAGTTTGCTACTTTGAATTAGGTCAATACCATCAAGCGGCAAATTTATTTCAACAGTGTCTAATGTTGGGAGCGTCTCCAACGCCCCAGTACCCCAGTAATAAAGCATTAAGCAATGAAAAAGCGCATTATGCTTTAGCCCTCTCCTACGGAAAAATGAATCGAATCGATGAGGCGGTCCATCATTTTCAACAAGCCTATTTATGCAACCGAAATTTCACAGAGTCTCTTCATCAATTGTTTCCCTTGCTTTGCAAGAAGGATTCGGTGGAACAGGCAAAAGCAAAGTTGCATGAGCTTGTTCAACCTACCCGGATAGAAGAATATATTTTGCTGGCAAAAATTTTTATGACGTGGTACCAATATCCTGCAGCTAAACATTATTTTTTGGAAGCAGAGCGGGTAGAGCCGAATAATCAGCAGATTTTTTATTTCGCGGGAATTTGCTCGTTGCGTGAAGGAAATTATGCCCAGGCTGTTTACTGGTTTAAGCGCCTTGATAAAGCGTCCCCTAATTATGACGTAGCACAGCTTTTTCTTTATTATTGCTATACAGCTATGGATCAGCAAGAAGCCGCTTTTCATTTACTGAGCGGTATTGAGAAGAATGAATCGTTTTTGCGTGCACTTGCAAAAGTGTATTTAGAGGAAGCTGCCCTCTTACTCCAGGAAGGGCTATTTTATCATCCTGATTCTAGCATCATTAGCCCAAAACAGCTACATCAAATTCGGGAGGTGATGTCCCTTGCCTAA
- a CDS encoding M67 family metallopeptidase yields MHEVVYEEMIAYCRQGLPNEACGLISGPAGTDTGHTLWKLPNEAKQKNRFLLSEDTVAEALEEIRRKGDQLTGIFHSHPTKVAYPSAMDIACNPYPGVAYIIISFTDSPPDVRCFTMKDNKLQQLDIVLFRNK; encoded by the coding sequence ATTCATGAAGTAGTATATGAAGAGATGATCGCTTATTGTAGGCAGGGTCTCCCGAATGAAGCGTGTGGGCTGATCTCTGGCCCGGCAGGAACCGACACTGGACATACGCTGTGGAAACTTCCGAATGAAGCAAAGCAAAAAAATCGTTTTCTATTATCAGAAGATACCGTAGCGGAAGCTTTGGAGGAGATAAGGAGGAAAGGAGATCAACTGACGGGCATTTTCCATTCTCATCCTACAAAAGTGGCATACCCTTCAGCAATGGATATCGCTTGCAATCCATATCCAGGTGTTGCCTATATTATTATATCGTTTACAGATTCTCCCCCCGACGTACGGTGTTTTACAATGAAAGATAACAAGCTGCAACAGCTGGACATCGTACTTTTTCGGAATAAGTGA